The following is a genomic window from Caldicellulosiruptor danielii.
AAAACTATGAAAAGGCTTTGAATTTGATTTTACAGCAAATTGAGGATATCAAAAATGGAAATATTTCAGATATTGAGTATGAAAGTGCTATCAACTATTACAAAACTGCACTAATGGCTATTTATGACAGTCCAAGAGATCTTCTTGGATTTTACTTCAACCAAGCTTTAGTGGATGAGATGACAGAGCCCAAAGATGTTTTTGAAAGGTTGAAAACCATTAAGATTTCTGAGATACAAGATGTTGCCAATAGATTTGAGCTTGACACTGTATATTTTTTGAGAAGCAGAGGTGCAATGTAAGATGGAGAGAATATATGACGATATTTTACACGAAGAGATTTATGTGAATTCGTATACAAATGGGCTCAAAGCATTTGTCATAAAGAAAAAGAACTTTAGCAAAGTGTTTGCGGGTTATGCCACAAAGTATGGGTCTGTTGACAACAAGTTTGTTCACCCCAAGACAAATGAAGTAGTCGAGGTACCAGAAGGAATAGCACATTTTTTAGAACATAAATTATTTGAAGAGCAAGAGGGAAATGTATTTGACAGGTTTGCAAAGTTTGGTGCAATGGCAAATGCCTTTACCTCATTTAAAGAGACAGTTTACTATTTCATTTCAACCCAAAACTTTTACGAAAATCTTGAAATACTTTTAGATTTTGTACAAAATCCATATTTTACAGACCAGAATGTAGAAAAAGAAAAGGGAATAATTGCCCAAGAGATAAGAATGTATCAAGACAATCCTAATTGGAGAGTTTATTTTAATCTCTTGAATGCTTTATATGTTAATCATCCTGTTAAGATTGATATAGCAGGTACACTTGAAAGTATACAAAGAATAACAAAAGATGACCTCTATCTTTGCTATAACACATTTTACCATCCAAGCAATATGATAATTGTTGTGTGTGGTGATGTTGAGCCGCAAAAGGTGTTTGACATGATTGAGAGAATGGAAAAGACAAAAGAATATCAGAGCTTAATCGAAAGAATGTATACTGAAGAGCCGCCAGGAGTAAATCAGAAGCGAATAGAAGTAAAACTTGCAATTTCAAACCCAATTTTTTATATAGGCTTTAAAGATACTCTTAATGACCTTCCGCCATATGAGATGATGATGAAAGATATCCACACACAAATTCTATCTGAGATAATCTTTGGGAAGTCCACAGATTTTTATGAAAGTCTTTACAAAGAAGGACTAATCAATCAAAATTTTGGGTTTGAATACACTTGTGAACCTGAATATTCATTTTTCATGATAGGCGGAGAGAGCAAGGACCCAGATAAGGTTTATGAAAGAGTACTTGAACACATAGAAGATATTAAGAGAAGAGGTATTGACAAAGAAGAGTTTGAGAGGGCAAAAAAGGTTGTGCTGGGGAGCCATCTCAGAAAATTTGACAATCCTGAAAAACTCTCTGTTGAGTTTATATACAGCTATTTCAAAGGAGTCAATATTTTTGAGTACGTCAAAGAAATATCTTCTGTGTCATTTGAGATGTGTGAAAAAAGGCTAAAAGAATTTTTTAATGAAAGTACTAGCTGTATATCAATTGTATGGCCGGCAGATTGAAAAAATAAAGATATGGAGTAAAGAACAATGATAGATGATAGCATAGTCTTTCCAGGTCTTGGCTTGAGGTTTAACTTTAGTCCAGTTGCATTTGAGATTTTTGGGCTTGAGGTTAGATGGTACGGGATTATAATTGCAATTGGTTTTTTATGTGGTTTTCTTGCAAGCACATATTTTGCTAAAAAAGAAGATGTAAACCCCGAGGTTTTGCTTGACATTGCAATAATTGCAACGCCTGTTGCAATAATCTTTGCGAGGGCTTATTATGTGATTTTTAATTTTAATGAGTTCAAAGACAATATTCTAAGTATTTTTGCCATTCGTCAGGGTGGAATTGCAATATATGGAGCAGTTATAGGAGCACTTTTGAGTACGTACATTTATTGCAGGATAAAAAATATAAATTTTTTCAAGATATGTGATGTCAGTGTTCATGGTCTAATATTAGGGCAGGCAATAGGAAGATGGGGTAACTTTGCAAACAGGGAAGCGTACGGCTATGAGACAAATCTTCCATGGCGTATGCAGATTTATAGCAGTGAGGCGGGAAGAAGGATAGAGGTTCATCCAACATTTTTGTATGAATCTCTATGGAATTTTTTTGTCTTCTTGCTTTTGATATTTTTAAGAAAGTACAAAAAGAAAGAGGGGGATATTTTAGGGTTTTATTTAATATTTTATTCAATAGGCAGGTTCTTTATAGAAGGTTTGAGGACAGACAGTTTAATGATAGGAAATTTTAGAGTCTCTCAGAGTGTTGCGGTCTTGTGCATTGTCGCGGGAAGTGCGATTGTGGTAGGAAACAGGAGGTCATTTTTCGACAAAATATAGCAAAAAAACAGCACAATGTATTTTTAGAGTATTTTTGTTGACAAAATACGCATTTGGGTTTATAATTAAAATACAATCTTTGTAAGATGGTGGGAATATGATAACAGAAAAGATAATGAAACTGAGAGAAAAGCTGGATGAACTGATTAACAGCAATGCTGACTATGACTCAATATATCATGTCAGTACGGAGCTGGACAAGCTCATTTTGGATTATTACAAAGAGAGAAACGAAATGGTGCTCAAAAAGCTAATCAAAAAGGAAGGGAATGTGTGAAAAAATTTGCATAGTCAAAAAGAGCCTGATAGCGGGGGGCAAGACACAAAAGATGAGAAATTTTTAAGATATAGAAATAGGGCAGAAAAAAATCTGCCCTATTTTTTTTGTTTGTTGAAGGATTTTTCAAATTGGTATAGAATATTTTTATAAAGTGGTTCAAAGTGGAGTAAAGTGGTTGAATGTTAATAGGAGAATACAAACATGTGGTGGATAGCAAAGGTAGAATAATTCTTCCTTCCAAATTCAGAGAAGAGCTTGGTGAGAGGTTTATACTTACAAAAGGACTTGACAACTGTCTTTTTGGTTATTCTTTAAAAGAGTGGACTGTACTTGAGGAAAAGCTCAAGAAACTTCCACTTACAAGCAAAGAAGCGCGAACATTTTTAAGGTTTTTCTTTGCGGGGGCCTGTGAATGCGAGGTTGACAAACAAGGAAGAATCCTCATTCCGCAGAACCTCAGAGAATATGCAGGTATTCAAAAAGAGGTATTTATAATTGGTGTCATGACAAGAATTGAAATATGGAGCGAGGATAACTGGCTCAAGGAGATGACCAATGAAAACCTTTCGGTTGACAGAATAGCACAGAAAATGGAGGAGCTGGGCATATAACTTTTAGAAGGAATAGGGGAAAGTTTGATGTATGAACATATACCAGTACTACTTGAAGAATCCGTAACTTTTTTGATTACAAATCCAGATGGAATTTATGTTGATGCTACTTTTGGTCTTGGTGGACATTCAAAAAGAATTCTTGAAAAGCTATCTAGTAAGGGTTTTCTTATTGCCATTGACAGGGACTTAGAAGCCATTGAGCTTGGCAAAAGAAGGTTAGAAGGGTACAAGAATATAAAAGTTGTGCACTCTTCGTTTTCAAAAGTGGATGAAGTACTTAAAAGTTTAGGGATTGAAAAGATAGATGGAATACTTTTCGACTTTGGAGTTTCCTCTTTGCAGCTTGACAAACAGGAGAGAGGTTTTTCATACAATAAAGAAGCATTTTTGGATATGAGGATGGATACAACATCAAAGCTTACAGCATATGATGTTGTCAATTTCTATTCCCAGGAAGATTTGGAGAGGATAATTAGAGAGTATGGTGAAGAGAGGTTTGCAAGAAAAATTGCAAAAGCTATTGTAGAAAAAAGAAGAAAAAAGCCTATTGAAACTACAACAGAGCTGAGCAGTTTAATTTCTTCTTTAGTAGCAAAATCAAAGGACGGGTCACACCCTGCACAGAGAACCTTCCAGGCCATCCGAATAGAAGTAAACAGAGAGCTTGATGAGATAAAGATTGCGCTTGAAAAGAGTTTGAGGTTTTTGAAATCTGGTGGGAGGATATGTGCAATTTCTTTTCACTCTCTTGAGGACAGAATAGTAAAAGAGTTTTTCAAAATTCACTCTCTTGAGTGCATTTGCCCGAAAGACATCCCTGTCTGCGTATGTGGCAAGAAAAAAGAACTTAACATCATTACAAAAAAGCCAATAACCCCTTCTAAAGAAGAAATTGAGAAAAACAAAAGAAGTCATAGCGCAAAGCTGAGAGTTGCCGAAAAGGTTTGATAATAAAGGAGGTTTTTTAAATGCCAAGAACAGGTTCAGCAATTTACAGTGAGGAGTACTGGGAAGGTTATAATGCGGAAAGAGAAGAGATTGAACAGGAGATTGCCAGAAAAAATCAGATAAGAAAGCAAATTTCAAAACAAAAAAAGCTTGAGAAGGTGAGATTTTTAAGGAAAGTATTGTTTGTTTGTATATTTTGCAGTATGTCAATAATTATTATGTGTGGGTATGTAAATATTACAATTGAGAGAGCAAAACTTGCCCAGCTTCAGAATGAACTTAAATTGCAAACCGATATCAACAAGCAGTTAAAGCTTGAGATAGATGGCAAGCTTACTCTATCTGAGATAGAAAAGATTGCACAGCAGAAATATTTAATGACATATCCTGACTTTTCTCAGGTTGTTTATGTAACTGTTCCTACATCTGAAGAAAAGAATCAAAAAGTCGCAAAAGAAGAAAAATCGAATTATAATAATAAAGTGTCTTTGATAATAAACTTTATTAAGAAAATCTTTTAAATTTTTTTAAGACCCAAGAAGCTGGAGGAAATAAGACTTGAAGGAAGCGTCTATAAAGATAAAAAAGAGAATCCTTTTTGTAATGGCAGTATTTTTTTTAAGCTTTGTATTGCTGGTAGGACGACTTTTTTATCTTCAGCTAATAAAAGGCGAAGAGCTCAAGAAAAGAGCTTTTTCCCAATGGACACGGGAAAGGCTTGTTGCACCTAAAAGAGGAAGCATTGTGGACAGAAACGGAAAGATATTAGCAATGTCAATCACAGCTGAGACAGTTGTTGCGTCACTAAATCAGATTAAAGACAAAGAATGGACAGCTAAAGTGCTGTCTGGTATTTTAAACATAGACTATCAAGAAATTTTGAAAAAGCTGAATACCAAAGGAGTTTCGGACATTTACATAGCACGCAATATTGACAGAGAAAAAGCAGACAGAATAAGAAAATATGCTCTGCCGGGGATTTACTTAACGGGTGGGACAAAGAGGGTGTATCCAAATGGCAATTTTCTGGCTCAGGTTCTTGGTTTTACAGGAATTGACGACCAAGGACTTTCTGGGCTTGAACTTTATTATGACAAGTATCTTCGCGGAAAGCCTGGTGCCATTTCAGCCCAGACTGACGCAAGTGGCAGAGCTGCTCCATTTTCAGAAGAGTTTTTTAAAAAGCCAGTTGATGGATATGACTTAATGCTTACAATTGACGAGACAATACAACATTTTGCTGAAAAGTATGCACAAAAAGCGCTTTATGATAACAAAGCAAAAAGCGTGACCATTATTGTTGAAAAGGTCAAAACAGGTGAGATTTTAGCCATGACATCAAAACCTGATTTTGACCCGAATAAACCGTTTGAGCTTATATACAAGGATAGGTTTCCAGATTTTGATAAGCTTTCTCAAGCAGAGAAAAACAAAATAATCCAGTCAATGTGGAGAAACAGAGCACTGACAGACACATATGAGCCTGGGTCAACATTTAAGATAGTCACCGCAGCTGCAGGACTTGAAGAAGGGGTTGTTAATGAGAATTCCCAGTTTTATTGCAGGGGATACGTTAAGGTTGCAAATGCAATATTAAAGTGCTGGAGATATTACAACCCGCACGGTAGCGAAAACTTTGTTGAAGGTGTCCAAAATTCATGTAACCCTGTGTTCATAGAAGTGGGACAGAGGCTGGGTAAAGAGAAATTCTATAAATATATAAATCTTTTTGGATTTGGTCAAAAAACAGGTATAGACCTTCCCGGTGAGGCAAAAGGTATTATTCAACCTCTAAATAAAGTAGGACCTGTTGAGCTTGCAACAATTTCTTTTGGACAGGGGATTTCAGCAACACCTATTCAGGTTATTAGCATGATAAATACAGTTGCAAACGACGGTGTGTGGGTCCAGCCTCATGTTGCAAAGGCTATATATGATAAAGATAAAAAACTTGTTAAATCTTTTGATACGCCACAAAAGAGAAGAGTTTTAGACCAGAATGTTGCGCAAAGGCTTAAAATAATACTTCAGTCTGTTGTTACAAACGGAACAGGGCACAATGCCTATCTTTTGGGCTATAAAGTTGCAGGGAAAACAGGGACTTCACAAAAGTATGATAAAACTTCTAAAAGGTATATAGCATCATTTGGAGGGTTTGCGCCGGCAGACAGTCCCGAGGTGTCGGTGCTTGTCATTATAGATGAGCCTGACCCTTCACTTTATTATGGAGGTCTTATAGCCGCACCTGTTGCAAGAGATTTATTAAATGATATACTAAGATATTTGGATATCCAGCCACAGTATACAGCTGAAGAGCTAAAACAGATTGAGTTTTATAAAGAGTATATAGTACCAAATACAATCGGGATGAATGTTGAAGACGCAAAGAAAGAAATAAACAATAACAAGTTCAATGCAAAGGTTATAGGTAATGGCAACAAGGTGATTGACCAGGTCCCAAAAGCTGGGTTTATGTTGAAAGAAGGCTCAACAATAATATTGTTCACGGAAGAGATGTCACAAACAACTGCCATTGTTCCGAATGTAGTGGGCTTGAGTTTCCAGGATGCACAAAAGAAGCTTTCAAATAGTCTACTCAACATAAAAGTGAAAGGAATAAAAGGAAAAATTATAAGACAAAATCCACAACCAGGCACAAAAGTTCCAATAGGTTCAATTGTTGAGGTTGAAATTGCCGACAAAGAAAATGCAGAATAGAGAGGGTGAAGGTTTCTTGAAAATAAAGGATTTGATTAAGAAAATTGATATTTTGGAAACAAATGTTAAAGATTTTGACAAGGACATAGCTGATATTGCATACAATTCAAAGAATGCAAAAGAAGGCTGTGCTTTTGTATGTATAAAAGGTTTTAAGGCAGACGGTCATGAATATATCGATGAAGCAATCCAAAATGGTGCATGCTTGGTGGTTGTAGATGAGTTTTATGACACGTCTAAAATTGAGGGGAAGATTGATTATATAAAGACTTCAAATACACGTAAAGCCCTTGCTGTTATGTCTGCAAACTTTTTTGGTCATCCTTCAAAAGACTTTTTGCTTATTGGTGTGACGGGCACAAATGGCAAAACTTCAACAACATTTATGATAAAGTCCATCCTTGAAGCTTATGGGCAAAAAGTGGGGTTAATTGGCACAATCAAGAATATGATAGGCAGCAGTGAAATTGAGGCTCAGCATACAACGCCTGAGTCTTATGACCTGCAAAAGCTCTTTTGGCAGATGAAAAGTGAGGGTGTTGACAGTGTTGTGATGGAGGTTTCTTCACACTCTCTTGAGCTTTTTAGGGTATATGACTGTGATTTTGACGTTGGAGTTTTTACAAACCTTACACAGGACCATTTAGACTTTCATGGAACGATGGAGAATTATTTTGCTGCTAAGTTGAAACTTTTCGGTATGAGCAAAAAAAGGGTTGTAAATGCCGACGATAGCTGGGGAAAAAGGATTATTGAGATGTATCCTGACTGTGTAACATATGCCAAGGACAGCGATGCGTGCGTTTTCGCACGGAATATTAAACTTTTTGTTAACAAAAATCAATTCGAGCTTTGGTACAATGGCCAAAAAAAAGAGATATTACTTAACATCCCGGGACTTTTTTCAATTTACAACAGCTTAGCGGCTGCAGCATGTTGTATTGCGCTTGGTGTTGAACTTGATACAATAAAAAGAGGACTTGAAGATTTAAAAGCTGTGCCAGGCAGATTTGAGATAGTTGAGTCAAATGAAAAGTTTACAATTGTGATTGACTATGCACACACACCAGATGGGCTTTTAAATCTTATGAAGACAGTAGATGAGGTTGCAAATGGCAGAAAAGTACTGCTTTTTGGATGTGGGGGGGACAGAGACAGGACAAAAAGGCCAATTATGGGCGAGATTGCTGGCAAGATGGCAGACTTTGTGATTGTTACATCTGACAATCCGCGAACAGAAGACCCGCTCAAGATAATTGCTGATATTCTGGAAGGGATACAAAAGACAAAAGTTGAATACGTGGTCATACCCGACAGGTTTGAGGCTATAAAATATGCCATAAAGAACGCAAGAGAAAATGATTTTATTGTTCTTGCCGGGAAAGGGCATGAAACTTACCAGATTTTAAAAGATAGAACTATACCGTTTGATGAGAGAAGAATAGTTAAAGATATCATAAAGGAGCTAAGGGAATGAACTTGTGGCTTTCTGAGATAGCAAAAGCTGTAAATGGTGAACTTAGAAACTTTTCTGGTGATATTTTTGTTAAAAATTTTTCAATTAATAGCAAAAATGTAGAAAAAGATGCTCTGTTTATTCCTTTAAAAGGAAGTAGATTTGACGGGCATGATTTTGTTGAAGAGGCCCTGCAAAACGGTGCCATTTCTTTTATTTCTCAGAGGGAATTTGAAAATGTAGAAGCACCTTATGTGAAGGTCAAAGATACACTTACAGCACTGCAAAGCTTAGCGTGTCATGTGAGAAAAAAACTAAAAGATTTAACAGTTATTGGGGTTACAGGAAGCGTAGGCAAAACCTCAACGAAAGAGTATATATTCAATGTATTGAGTCTGAACTGCAGAGCTTTTAAAAACCAGGGTAACTTTAACAACCACATAGGTCTTCCAATTTCTATTCTTAACATGCCAGATGATACACAGGTAGCTGTTTTTGAGATGGGCATGAGCAATTTTGGTGAGATTTCTAAACTATCTCAAATTGCAAAGCCTGATATTGGGATTATTACAAATATTGGTGTTGCCCACATTGAAAATCTAAAGTCACGGTACAACATTTTTCTTGCAAAGTCAGAGATTCAGGATGGGATGTCTGAAAATGGAATATTGATTATAAACAACGACAATGATATCTTAAATCTTCACAAAATAGAACTTAAAAGAAAGGTTGTCACCATTGGGATTGAAAACGAGAGCAATTTCAGGGCGCAAAACGTGCTAAAGCATCATAATGGATTTTCGTTTGAGGTAGGAGGTTGTACCTATTTTATAGAAAGCTTTA
Proteins encoded in this region:
- a CDS encoding cell division protein FtsL codes for the protein MPRTGSAIYSEEYWEGYNAEREEIEQEIARKNQIRKQISKQKKLEKVRFLRKVLFVCIFCSMSIIIMCGYVNITIERAKLAQLQNELKLQTDINKQLKLEIDGKLTLSEIEKIAQQKYLMTYPDFSQVVYVTVPTSEEKNQKVAKEEKSNYNNKVSLIINFIKKIF
- the rsmH gene encoding 16S rRNA (cytosine(1402)-N(4))-methyltransferase RsmH, with amino-acid sequence MYEHIPVLLEESVTFLITNPDGIYVDATFGLGGHSKRILEKLSSKGFLIAIDRDLEAIELGKRRLEGYKNIKVVHSSFSKVDEVLKSLGIEKIDGILFDFGVSSLQLDKQERGFSYNKEAFLDMRMDTTSKLTAYDVVNFYSQEDLERIIREYGEERFARKIAKAIVEKRRKKPIETTTELSSLISSLVAKSKDGSHPAQRTFQAIRIEVNRELDEIKIALEKSLRFLKSGGRICAISFHSLEDRIVKEFFKIHSLECICPKDIPVCVCGKKKELNIITKKPITPSKEEIEKNKRSHSAKLRVAEKV
- the yfmH gene encoding EF-P 5-aminopentanol modification-associated protein YfmH, with the translated sequence MERIYDDILHEEIYVNSYTNGLKAFVIKKKNFSKVFAGYATKYGSVDNKFVHPKTNEVVEVPEGIAHFLEHKLFEEQEGNVFDRFAKFGAMANAFTSFKETVYYFISTQNFYENLEILLDFVQNPYFTDQNVEKEKGIIAQEIRMYQDNPNWRVYFNLLNALYVNHPVKIDIAGTLESIQRITKDDLYLCYNTFYHPSNMIIVVCGDVEPQKVFDMIERMEKTKEYQSLIERMYTEEPPGVNQKRIEVKLAISNPIFYIGFKDTLNDLPPYEMMMKDIHTQILSEIIFGKSTDFYESLYKEGLINQNFGFEYTCEPEYSFFMIGGESKDPDKVYERVLEHIEDIKRRGIDKEEFERAKKVVLGSHLRKFDNPEKLSVEFIYSYFKGVNIFEYVKEISSVSFEMCEKRLKEFFNESTSCISIVWPAD
- the lgt gene encoding prolipoprotein diacylglyceryl transferase, which produces MIDDSIVFPGLGLRFNFSPVAFEIFGLEVRWYGIIIAIGFLCGFLASTYFAKKEDVNPEVLLDIAIIATPVAIIFARAYYVIFNFNEFKDNILSIFAIRQGGIAIYGAVIGALLSTYIYCRIKNINFFKICDVSVHGLILGQAIGRWGNFANREAYGYETNLPWRMQIYSSEAGRRIEVHPTFLYESLWNFFVFLLLIFLRKYKKKEGDILGFYLIFYSIGRFFIEGLRTDSLMIGNFRVSQSVAVLCIVAGSAIVVGNRRSFFDKI
- the mraZ gene encoding division/cell wall cluster transcriptional repressor MraZ translates to MLIGEYKHVVDSKGRIILPSKFREELGERFILTKGLDNCLFGYSLKEWTVLEEKLKKLPLTSKEARTFLRFFFAGACECEVDKQGRILIPQNLREYAGIQKEVFIIGVMTRIEIWSEDNWLKEMTNENLSVDRIAQKMEELGI
- a CDS encoding Spo0E family sporulation regulatory protein-aspartic acid phosphatase, producing MITEKIMKLREKLDELINSNADYDSIYHVSTELDKLILDYYKERNEMVLKKLIKKEGNV
- a CDS encoding UDP-N-acetylmuramoyl-tripeptide--D-alanyl-D-alanine ligase, with amino-acid sequence MNLWLSEIAKAVNGELRNFSGDIFVKNFSINSKNVEKDALFIPLKGSRFDGHDFVEEALQNGAISFISQREFENVEAPYVKVKDTLTALQSLACHVRKKLKDLTVIGVTGSVGKTSTKEYIFNVLSLNCRAFKNQGNFNNHIGLPISILNMPDDTQVAVFEMGMSNFGEISKLSQIAKPDIGIITNIGVAHIENLKSRYNIFLAKSEIQDGMSENGILIINNDNDILNLHKIELKRKVVTIGIENESNFRAQNVLKHHNGFSFEVGGCTYFIESFNFHDIYNSLFAIAVGTILGVDRELIKEAIRQKERLKRRFEVIKKESITIVDDTYNASTHSMLSAIDSICEFDGKKILVLGDMLELGEFSEEEHRKVGRYILQKPIDVVICTGKDAFYIYDEAKKKDGVKAYFVSKDECLDILKREVTSNSTILFKASRGIKLDEIVDEFLKER
- a CDS encoding UDP-N-acetylmuramoyl-L-alanyl-D-glutamate--2,6-diaminopimelate ligase, with the translated sequence MQNREGEGFLKIKDLIKKIDILETNVKDFDKDIADIAYNSKNAKEGCAFVCIKGFKADGHEYIDEAIQNGACLVVVDEFYDTSKIEGKIDYIKTSNTRKALAVMSANFFGHPSKDFLLIGVTGTNGKTSTTFMIKSILEAYGQKVGLIGTIKNMIGSSEIEAQHTTPESYDLQKLFWQMKSEGVDSVVMEVSSHSLELFRVYDCDFDVGVFTNLTQDHLDFHGTMENYFAAKLKLFGMSKKRVVNADDSWGKRIIEMYPDCVTYAKDSDACVFARNIKLFVNKNQFELWYNGQKKEILLNIPGLFSIYNSLAAAACCIALGVELDTIKRGLEDLKAVPGRFEIVESNEKFTIVIDYAHTPDGLLNLMKTVDEVANGRKVLLFGCGGDRDRTKRPIMGEIAGKMADFVIVTSDNPRTEDPLKIIADILEGIQKTKVEYVVIPDRFEAIKYAIKNARENDFIVLAGKGHETYQILKDRTIPFDERRIVKDIIKELRE
- a CDS encoding stage V sporulation protein D, producing the protein MKEASIKIKKRILFVMAVFFLSFVLLVGRLFYLQLIKGEELKKRAFSQWTRERLVAPKRGSIVDRNGKILAMSITAETVVASLNQIKDKEWTAKVLSGILNIDYQEILKKLNTKGVSDIYIARNIDREKADRIRKYALPGIYLTGGTKRVYPNGNFLAQVLGFTGIDDQGLSGLELYYDKYLRGKPGAISAQTDASGRAAPFSEEFFKKPVDGYDLMLTIDETIQHFAEKYAQKALYDNKAKSVTIIVEKVKTGEILAMTSKPDFDPNKPFELIYKDRFPDFDKLSQAEKNKIIQSMWRNRALTDTYEPGSTFKIVTAAAGLEEGVVNENSQFYCRGYVKVANAILKCWRYYNPHGSENFVEGVQNSCNPVFIEVGQRLGKEKFYKYINLFGFGQKTGIDLPGEAKGIIQPLNKVGPVELATISFGQGISATPIQVISMINTVANDGVWVQPHVAKAIYDKDKKLVKSFDTPQKRRVLDQNVAQRLKIILQSVVTNGTGHNAYLLGYKVAGKTGTSQKYDKTSKRYIASFGGFAPADSPEVSVLVIIDEPDPSLYYGGLIAAPVARDLLNDILRYLDIQPQYTAEELKQIEFYKEYIVPNTIGMNVEDAKKEINNNKFNAKVIGNGNKVIDQVPKAGFMLKEGSTIILFTEEMSQTTAIVPNVVGLSFQDAQKKLSNSLLNIKVKGIKGKIIRQNPQPGTKVPIGSIVEVEIADKENAE